One stretch of Amycolatopsis sp. NBC_00345 DNA includes these proteins:
- a CDS encoding OsmC family protein — protein sequence MTLEVQREGEHSFVGRNDRGAQVRLGRKGAEGAFSPAELLQIAAAGCAAVTAEELITRRVGEDSKFRVGVDADRREGASELDAVHLAFDVDVSGLEPDQREALAAAVDRAIERLCTVSRTLKKGIPVTETFPTA from the coding sequence GTGACCCTGGAAGTGCAGCGCGAAGGTGAGCACAGTTTCGTCGGGCGCAACGATCGCGGCGCGCAGGTGCGGCTGGGCCGCAAGGGCGCCGAGGGCGCGTTCTCCCCGGCCGAGCTGCTGCAGATCGCGGCGGCGGGCTGCGCCGCCGTCACCGCCGAGGAGCTGATCACCCGGCGCGTGGGCGAGGATTCGAAGTTCCGCGTCGGGGTGGACGCGGACCGGCGCGAGGGCGCGTCCGAGCTGGACGCGGTGCACCTGGCCTTCGACGTCGACGTGTCCGGCCTCGAACCGGATCAGCGCGAGGCGCTGGCCGCCGCCGTGGACCGCGCGATCGAGCGCCTGTGCACGGTGAGCCGGACGCTCAAGAAGGGCATCCCCGTGACGGAGACGTTTCCGACCGCCTGA
- a CDS encoding aminoacyl-tRNA hydrolase, with translation MNRVLEPLGSRYAYWLGLPAEATSDTSDEEPDQVRAMPVILRIERAEPPGRTPLLEAAAAAALAVCLDERTEPGGEWAEPMQAWLDNRIRKVARRARGAHWQAVLALPGITVEVDGAEARALVPGLVTETPKEVSRLQISGSELPPDTPGPAPSGVPLLLLNPEVTMTVGKAAAQVGHATMILASLLDEAELAAWAARGYRVAVRTPSPARWKELCPVDDPAAGWRENRVVAVRDAGFTEVDPGTITVLAQQPA, from the coding sequence GTGAACCGCGTACTGGAGCCGCTGGGGAGCCGTTACGCCTATTGGCTGGGGCTGCCCGCCGAGGCCACTTCCGACACTTCCGACGAGGAGCCGGACCAGGTCCGGGCGATGCCGGTGATCCTGCGCATCGAGCGGGCCGAGCCGCCCGGCCGGACCCCGCTGCTGGAGGCGGCGGCCGCGGCCGCGCTGGCGGTGTGCCTGGACGAGCGCACCGAACCGGGCGGCGAATGGGCCGAGCCGATGCAGGCCTGGCTGGACAACCGCATCCGCAAGGTCGCGCGCCGGGCGCGGGGCGCGCACTGGCAGGCCGTGCTGGCGTTGCCGGGCATCACGGTCGAGGTCGACGGCGCCGAGGCACGGGCGCTGGTGCCCGGACTGGTCACGGAGACGCCGAAGGAGGTGTCACGGCTGCAGATCTCGGGCAGTGAGCTGCCGCCCGACACCCCGGGGCCGGCGCCGTCGGGGGTGCCGCTGCTGCTGCTCAACCCGGAGGTGACGATGACCGTCGGCAAGGCTGCCGCCCAGGTCGGCCACGCCACGATGATCCTGGCTTCGCTGCTCGACGAGGCCGAGCTGGCCGCGTGGGCGGCGCGGGGCTACCGCGTGGCCGTCCGCACGCCGTCGCCCGCCCGCTGGAAGGAGCTGTGCCCGGTGGACGACCCGGCGGCCGGCTGGCGCGAGAACCGCGTGGTCGCGGTGCGGGACGCGGGGTTCACCGAGGTCGACCCGGGCACGATCACGGTGCTGGCGCAGCAGCCCGCCTGA
- the serB gene encoding phosphoserine phosphatase SerB has product MTQTPVLITTTGPDKPGVSSVLFAVLTRHDVDVLDVEQVVIRGQLVLGVLAGVYRDPEGLQESVEQAMASVGMQVDVRIGNAIGVDPFALGRRDSSHVLVMLGRPVTARAFSEVARRLAGMGANIDSIRSVADYPVTGLELYVSVGEDTAEADAELRSVVADAASQVAIDVAVERAGIARRAKRLVVFDVDSTLVQGEVIEMIGAYAGVEPEIREITEAAMRGELNFTESLERRVSLLAGLPATVLDEVAASLELMPGARTTVRTLKRMGFRCGVVSGGFTQVIDHLVDDLGLDFAAANELEIVDGKLTGRVAGEVVDRAGKATALRRFAGEYGIPLGQCVAVGDGANDIDMLSAAGMGVAFNAKPALREVADTALSHPYLDAVLFVLGVTRAEVEAADAADGMELVRP; this is encoded by the coding sequence GTGACCCAGACGCCCGTCCTGATCACCACGACCGGCCCCGACAAGCCCGGTGTCTCGTCCGTGCTGTTCGCCGTGCTCACGCGGCACGACGTCGACGTGCTCGACGTCGAGCAGGTCGTGATCCGCGGGCAGCTCGTGCTCGGGGTGCTCGCCGGCGTGTACCGCGACCCGGAGGGCCTGCAGGAGTCCGTGGAACAGGCGATGGCCAGCGTCGGCATGCAGGTGGACGTCCGGATCGGCAACGCGATCGGCGTGGACCCGTTCGCGCTCGGCCGCCGCGATTCGTCACACGTTCTGGTGATGCTGGGCCGCCCGGTGACGGCGCGGGCGTTCTCCGAGGTGGCGCGGCGGCTCGCGGGCATGGGCGCGAACATCGACTCGATCCGCAGTGTCGCCGACTACCCGGTGACCGGGCTGGAGCTGTACGTCTCGGTCGGGGAGGACACCGCGGAGGCCGACGCCGAACTGCGCTCGGTGGTGGCGGACGCGGCGTCCCAGGTGGCCATCGACGTCGCCGTGGAGCGCGCGGGCATCGCGCGCCGGGCCAAGCGGCTGGTGGTCTTCGACGTCGACTCGACGCTGGTGCAGGGCGAGGTGATCGAGATGATCGGTGCGTACGCGGGGGTCGAGCCGGAGATCCGCGAGATCACCGAGGCCGCCATGCGCGGCGAGCTGAACTTCACCGAATCACTGGAGCGGCGGGTGTCGCTGCTGGCCGGGCTGCCCGCGACGGTGCTCGACGAGGTCGCGGCCTCGCTGGAGCTGATGCCGGGCGCGCGCACCACGGTCCGCACGCTCAAGCGCATGGGCTTCCGCTGCGGCGTCGTCTCGGGCGGGTTCACGCAGGTCATCGACCACCTGGTGGACGACCTCGGGCTGGACTTCGCCGCGGCGAACGAGCTGGAGATCGTCGACGGCAAGCTCACCGGCCGGGTGGCCGGCGAGGTGGTCGACCGCGCGGGCAAGGCGACGGCGCTGCGCCGGTTCGCCGGCGAGTACGGCATCCCGCTGGGCCAGTGCGTCGCCGTCGGCGACGGGGCCAACGACATCGACATGCTCTCCGCGGCCGGGATGGGCGTGGCGTTCAACGCCAAGCCGGCGCTGCGCGAGGTCGCGGACACCGCGCTCTCGCACCCGTACCTGGACGCTGTGCTGTTCGTACTGGGCGTCACGCGGGCGGAGGTCGAGGCCGCCGACGCGGCCGACGGGATGGAACTGGTCCGGCCGTGA
- the ctaD gene encoding aa3-type cytochrome oxidase subunit I translates to MTAVAPKPIATRPYPARESVKGSYLLRLFRTTDHKQIGIMYLVTSFAFFMAGGAMAMLIRTELARPGQQFLSQEQYNQLFTMHGTIMLLLYATPILFGFANFILPLQIGSPDVAFPRLNAFSYWLYLFGGLIVLSGFLTPGGAADFGWFAYTPLSDAIHSPGVGADLWISGLVVSGLGTILGGVNMVTTVICLRAPGMTMFRMPIFTWNILVTSILILLAFPILTAALMGLLADRHLGAHVFDPANGGVILWQHLFWFFGHPEVYIVALPFFGIVSEIFPVFSRKPIFGYKGLVFATLAIAALSVAVWAHHMYATGAVLLPFFSFMTFLIAVPTGVKFFNWIGTMWKGQLSFETPMIFSMGFIVTFLFGGLTGILLAAPAIDFHVSDSYFVVAHFHYVLYGTIVFATFAGIYFWFPKITGRMMDEKLGKWHFWTTFIGFHGTFLVQHWLGAEGMPRRYADYLASDGFTTLNTISTIGAYILGASTLPFIWNVFKSYRYGEIVTVDDPWGYGNSLEWATSCPPPRHNFTELPRIRSERPAFELHYPHMVERLHAEGEIGFFGKPRNGHGAPSQKLVDATMPGDHDKDNSGEQ, encoded by the coding sequence GTGACGGCCGTAGCCCCCAAGCCGATCGCAACGCGCCCGTACCCCGCGCGCGAGTCGGTTAAGGGTTCGTACCTGCTGCGGTTGTTCCGCACGACGGACCACAAGCAGATCGGCATCATGTACCTGGTCACGTCGTTCGCCTTCTTCATGGCGGGCGGCGCGATGGCGATGCTCATCCGCACGGAGCTGGCCCGGCCGGGCCAGCAGTTCCTGTCGCAAGAGCAGTACAACCAGCTGTTTACCATGCACGGCACGATCATGCTGCTGCTGTACGCGACGCCGATCCTCTTCGGATTCGCGAACTTCATCCTGCCGCTGCAGATCGGCTCGCCGGACGTGGCGTTCCCGCGGCTGAACGCGTTCTCGTACTGGCTGTACCTCTTCGGCGGCCTGATCGTCCTCTCCGGCTTCCTGACCCCGGGTGGCGCCGCCGACTTCGGCTGGTTCGCCTACACCCCGCTGTCGGACGCGATCCACTCGCCGGGCGTCGGCGCGGACCTGTGGATCTCCGGTCTGGTCGTGTCCGGTCTGGGCACCATCCTCGGTGGCGTCAACATGGTCACCACGGTGATCTGCCTGCGCGCCCCGGGCATGACGATGTTCCGGATGCCGATCTTCACCTGGAACATCCTGGTCACCAGCATCCTGATCCTGCTGGCGTTCCCGATCCTGACCGCGGCCCTGATGGGCCTGCTGGCCGACCGGCATCTCGGCGCACACGTCTTCGATCCAGCCAACGGCGGCGTGATCCTCTGGCAGCACCTATTCTGGTTCTTCGGCCATCCAGAGGTATATATCGTCGCTCTACCATTCTTCGGGATCGTGTCCGAGATCTTCCCGGTGTTCAGCCGGAAGCCGATCTTCGGTTACAAGGGCCTGGTCTTCGCGACGCTGGCGATCGCGGCCCTGTCCGTGGCGGTGTGGGCGCACCACATGTACGCCACCGGCGCGGTCCTGCTGCCGTTCTTCTCCTTCATGACGTTCCTGATCGCGGTCCCGACCGGCGTGAAGTTCTTCAACTGGATCGGCACGATGTGGAAGGGCCAGCTGTCCTTCGAGACGCCGATGATCTTCTCGATGGGCTTCATCGTCACGTTCCTCTTCGGTGGCCTGACCGGCATCCTGCTGGCCGCGCCGGCGATCGACTTCCACGTGTCGGACAGCTACTTCGTGGTGGCGCACTTCCACTACGTCCTCTACGGCACCATCGTGTTCGCGACCTTCGCCGGGATCTACTTCTGGTTCCCGAAGATCACCGGCCGGATGATGGACGAGAAGCTCGGCAAGTGGCACTTCTGGACCACGTTCATCGGCTTCCACGGCACCTTCCTGGTCCAGCACTGGCTGGGCGCGGAGGGCATGCCCCGGCGGTACGCCGACTACCTGGCCAGCGACGGGTTCACCACGCTGAACACGATCTCCACGATCGGCGCGTACATCCTCGGTGCCTCGACGCTGCCGTTCATCTGGAACGTGTTCAAGAGCTACCGCTACGGCGAGATCGTCACGGTCGACGACCCGTGGGGCTACGGAAACTCGCTCGAGTGGGCCACGTCCTGCCCGCCGCCGCGGCACAACTTCACCGAGCTGCCCCGGATCCGGTCCGAGCGGCCCGCGTTCGAGCTGCACTATCCGCACATGGTCGAGCGGCTGCACGCCGAGGGTGAGATCGGCTTCTTCGGCAAGCCACGCAACGGCCATGGCGCGCCGTCGCAGAAGCTGGTCGACGCGACCATGCCGGGTGACCACGACAAGGACAACTCGGGCGAGCAGTAG
- a CDS encoding phosphotransferase, whose amino-acid sequence MTDPYTASAVAAATAVARRLGLPAGSPEVLHERSNVLVRMGHVVARVPATTLLMRPDATAWLERDVALSAFLTERDVRVVSPTTDPPAGPHFAEGLPVTLWHWTPHDPDHRHRPDEVANSLARVHSALRDFPGELPIRGPFAELETMLRLHGDAMDGAAERIRAEAARIEAELPAAPVQALHGDAHPGNLIATADGPGWLDFEDTWRGPLAWDLAILAKQGGPDLLAAYPAEVDEAAIASYLRLRELFAVGWRFLIAKRFPHRRGEARAALAGYFG is encoded by the coding sequence ATGACCGACCCCTACACGGCTTCGGCGGTGGCGGCGGCGACCGCGGTGGCCCGGCGGCTGGGGTTGCCGGCCGGCTCGCCGGAGGTGCTGCACGAGCGGTCGAACGTGCTGGTGAGAATGGGTCACGTGGTGGCGCGGGTGCCTGCCACCACGCTGCTCATGCGCCCCGACGCGACGGCGTGGCTGGAGCGCGACGTGGCACTGTCGGCGTTTCTCACCGAGCGTGATGTGCGCGTCGTCTCACCCACCACGGATCCCCCGGCCGGTCCGCATTTCGCCGAGGGCCTGCCGGTCACGCTCTGGCACTGGACGCCGCACGATCCGGACCATCGGCACAGGCCGGACGAGGTCGCGAATTCACTCGCCCGGGTCCACTCCGCGCTGCGCGACTTTCCCGGCGAACTGCCCATTCGGGGACCGTTCGCGGAACTGGAGACGATGCTCCGGCTCCACGGCGACGCCATGGACGGGGCGGCGGAACGGATTCGCGCGGAGGCCGCCCGGATCGAGGCGGAACTGCCGGCGGCGCCCGTGCAGGCGCTGCACGGGGACGCACACCCGGGCAACCTCATCGCGACCGCGGACGGGCCGGGCTGGCTCGACTTCGAGGACACCTGGCGCGGCCCGCTCGCGTGGGATCTCGCGATCCTGGCGAAGCAGGGCGGACCGGACCTGCTCGCCGCGTATCCGGCCGAAGTGGACGAAGCCGCCATCGCGTCGTACCTGAGGCTGCGCGAGCTTTTCGCCGTGGGCTGGCGGTTCCTGATCGCGAAACGGTTCCCGCACCGGCGCGGCGAGGCCCGCGCGGCGCTGGCCGGCTACTTCGGCTGA
- a CDS encoding alpha/beta fold hydrolase — protein sequence MTELPLLLLHAFPLDARMWDPVRAPLAERVRLVTPDQRGLGRSPLPETGREPSLDDAARDVVALLDRLELDRVVLGGCSMGGYLTMAVLRLAPERVGGLVLIDTKATADTPEAARARLDVAERAEAEGVAGWLAEANLPNLLAGTAAPDVVERVRGLIDEQPPAGVAWAARALRARPDSVELLRDANVPALVIVGEQDALTPPEAANTMVGALPDATLVVLPGAGHLTPLEDPAGVVEAILGWYPVS from the coding sequence ATGACCGAACTGCCCCTGCTCCTGTTGCACGCCTTCCCGCTCGACGCCCGGATGTGGGACCCGGTGCGGGCGCCGCTCGCCGAGCGCGTCCGGCTCGTCACGCCCGACCAGCGCGGCCTCGGCCGCAGCCCGCTGCCCGAAACCGGCCGCGAGCCGAGCCTGGACGACGCCGCCCGCGACGTCGTCGCGCTGCTCGACCGCCTGGAGCTGGACCGCGTGGTGCTCGGCGGCTGCTCGATGGGCGGATACCTGACGATGGCCGTGCTGCGTCTCGCCCCTGAACGCGTCGGCGGCCTCGTGCTCATCGACACCAAGGCGACCGCCGACACGCCCGAAGCCGCGCGGGCCCGGCTGGACGTCGCGGAACGGGCCGAGGCCGAGGGCGTCGCCGGCTGGCTCGCCGAGGCCAACCTGCCCAATCTGCTGGCCGGCACCGCCGCGCCGGACGTCGTCGAGCGCGTGCGCGGCCTGATCGACGAGCAGCCGCCCGCCGGGGTCGCCTGGGCGGCGCGCGCCCTCCGCGCCCGGCCGGACTCCGTCGAGTTGCTGCGTGACGCCAACGTTCCGGCGCTGGTGATCGTCGGCGAGCAGGACGCACTCACCCCGCCCGAAGCCGCGAACACGATGGTCGGCGCCCTCCCCGACGCCACCCTCGTCGTGCTCCCCGGCGCCGGTCACCTGACGCCGCTGGAAGACCCCGCGGGGGTCGTGGAGGCGATCCTCGGCTGGTACCCGGTCAGCTGA
- a CDS encoding GNAT family N-acetyltransferase codes for MPAILSDRGATFGDVLTEIKTERLLLHPFREADRVEMVAIETDPRTNRYRVDPPDGPAAEQQFDSWLAHWREHGYGYLAVRDHHGPALLGMSGVRLRDFRGEKVLNLGYRFHPSAWGKGYAVEAASASVDWAERELAPAPVLISVNVINKPSLRVAERLGFTNYEETTYEDGAVVRNFRR; via the coding sequence ATGCCCGCCATTTTGTCGGACCGCGGGGCTACGTTCGGGGATGTGCTGACGGAGATCAAGACCGAACGGCTGCTGCTCCACCCGTTCCGCGAGGCGGACCGGGTGGAGATGGTGGCCATCGAAACCGACCCGAGAACCAACCGCTACCGCGTGGACCCGCCGGACGGACCGGCCGCGGAGCAGCAGTTCGACAGCTGGCTGGCGCACTGGAGGGAACACGGTTACGGCTACCTGGCCGTCCGCGACCATCACGGTCCCGCCCTGCTCGGCATGTCGGGCGTCCGCCTGCGCGACTTCCGGGGCGAGAAGGTGCTGAACCTGGGCTACCGCTTCCACCCGTCGGCGTGGGGCAAGGGCTACGCGGTGGAGGCGGCGAGCGCGTCAGTGGACTGGGCGGAGCGCGAACTGGCCCCGGCGCCGGTGCTGATCTCGGTGAACGTCATCAACAAGCCGTCCCTGCGCGTCGCCGAACGCCTGGGCTTCACGAACTACGAGGAGACGACGTACGAGGACGGTGCCGTGGTCCGGAACTTCCGGCGGTGA
- a CDS encoding alkaline phosphatase family protein: MDVPQLADLPHLGQVVPALLGSLGVPGEVSTLSLPEASSACVLLIDGLGWQLLAEHAADAPVLAELAKRPLRVGFPSTTAAGVAAIGTGLASGEHGMVGYTFEVPGTGVLNALRWRSHTDGSDLRGALPPREVQPLPTTFERASAAGIDAVVVSSAQFADTALTRATQSGARYAGVHALGDLAARTLDVLSSRSFCYAYHSELDMLGHLYGPGSTAWRMQLRHVDRLVESLVDGLPPGALLAVVADHGMVTVEEKLDLDDTPELLDGVRTFGGEVRARHVYTEPGAAADVLAAWRTVLGDRAWVLPRDEAIERGWFGHQVSDRVRPRIGNVVAAATGTFGLVRELAEAVESSLIGQHGSLTEAEQLVPLALAQG; this comes from the coding sequence GTGGATGTTCCTCAGCTCGCGGATCTCCCGCACCTCGGTCAGGTTGTCCCGGCGCTGCTCGGCTCGCTCGGCGTGCCGGGGGAGGTGAGCACCCTCTCGCTGCCCGAGGCGAGCAGTGCGTGCGTGCTGCTCATCGACGGGCTCGGCTGGCAGCTGCTCGCCGAACACGCCGCCGACGCGCCTGTGCTCGCGGAACTCGCGAAGCGACCGTTGCGCGTCGGCTTTCCCTCGACGACCGCGGCGGGGGTGGCGGCGATCGGCACCGGCCTGGCGTCGGGGGAGCACGGCATGGTCGGCTACACCTTCGAGGTGCCGGGGACGGGCGTGCTGAACGCGTTGCGCTGGCGTTCCCACACCGACGGCAGCGACCTGCGCGGTGCCCTGCCGCCGCGGGAGGTGCAGCCGTTGCCGACGACGTTCGAACGCGCGTCGGCGGCCGGCATCGACGCGGTGGTGGTGTCGTCGGCGCAGTTCGCGGACACGGCGCTGACCCGGGCGACGCAGAGCGGCGCGCGTTACGCCGGTGTGCACGCGCTGGGCGATCTGGCCGCGCGGACGCTGGACGTGCTGTCGTCGCGCTCGTTTTGCTATGCGTACCACAGTGAACTGGACATGCTGGGGCATCTGTACGGCCCCGGTTCGACGGCGTGGCGCATGCAGCTGCGGCACGTCGACCGGCTCGTGGAGTCCCTTGTGGACGGTCTGCCGCCTGGTGCTCTGCTGGCAGTGGTGGCGGATCACGGAATGGTGACCGTCGAGGAGAAACTGGACCTCGACGACACTCCCGAGCTGCTCGACGGCGTCCGCACGTTCGGCGGCGAGGTGCGCGCCCGCCACGTCTACACCGAGCCCGGCGCGGCGGCTGACGTGCTGGCCGCGTGGCGCACCGTCCTCGGCGACCGGGCTTGGGTCCTGCCCCGCGACGAGGCCATCGAGCGCGGCTGGTTCGGCCACCAGGTGAGCGACCGCGTCCGCCCGCGCATCGGCAACGTCGTCGCCGCGGCAACCGGGACTTTCGGCCTGGTCCGCGAACTCGCCGAGGCCGTCGAGTCATCCCTCATCGGCCAGCACGGCTCCCTGACGGAGGCCGAGCAACTGGTCCCGCTGGCGCTCGCCCAAGGCTGA
- a CDS encoding FmdB family zinc ribbon protein, with protein sequence MPTYAYRCRDCTGTFELQRPMSESAAPAPCPEGHSDTVKLLTTVALTGSAAAPASSGGGCCGGGCCG encoded by the coding sequence ATGCCCACCTACGCCTACCGCTGCCGCGACTGCACCGGGACCTTCGAGCTGCAACGGCCGATGAGCGAATCCGCCGCGCCGGCGCCCTGCCCCGAGGGGCACTCGGACACGGTGAAGCTGCTGACCACCGTCGCTCTCACCGGGTCGGCCGCTGCCCCCGCTTCCTCGGGCGGCGGCTGCTGCGGTGGCGGCTGCTGCGGCTGA
- a CDS encoding trans-sulfuration enzyme family protein, whose translation MTSALRTRAVHAGRDDLTDLGLHAAPLDFSTTYPSRDSAEEARRIDEFTAGGKVTGIYGRIGNPTVERFEQALAELEGFEYGVAFASGMAAISACLLSAVAQGKRHVVGVRPLYGSTDHLLTSGLLGTEVTWVGPEDVAGEIRPDTGLVFVETPANPTLTELDIAALASACGEVPLLVDNTFATPVLQRPGRLGARIVLHSATKFLGGHGDVMGGVVACDAEEAARLRQIRFATGGVLHPLAGYLLLRGLATLPLRVTAASATAAILAERLASHPAVHAVHYPKLGGPLVAFELAGDPHALIGAVRLITPAVSLGSVDTLIQHPASLTHRVVPAGDREEAGITDRLIRLSAGLEDVEDLWHDLDQALKAC comes from the coding sequence ATGACTTCTGCGCTGCGCACCCGAGCCGTCCACGCCGGGCGGGACGATCTGACCGACCTGGGCCTGCACGCCGCCCCGCTCGACTTCTCCACGACGTACCCCTCGCGGGACAGCGCGGAGGAGGCGCGCCGGATCGACGAGTTCACCGCGGGCGGGAAGGTCACCGGCATCTACGGGCGCATCGGCAACCCGACGGTGGAGCGGTTCGAGCAGGCGCTGGCCGAGCTGGAGGGCTTCGAGTACGGCGTCGCGTTCGCCAGCGGCATGGCGGCGATCTCCGCGTGCCTGCTTTCCGCTGTGGCGCAAGGGAAACGGCACGTCGTCGGGGTCCGGCCGCTGTACGGCTCGACCGACCACCTGCTCACCTCCGGGCTGCTGGGCACGGAGGTCACCTGGGTCGGGCCCGAGGACGTGGCGGGGGAGATCCGGCCGGACACCGGGCTGGTGTTCGTCGAGACGCCCGCGAACCCGACGCTGACCGAGCTGGACATCGCGGCCCTCGCCTCGGCGTGCGGCGAGGTCCCGCTGCTCGTCGACAACACCTTCGCGACGCCCGTGCTCCAGCGCCCTGGACGGCTCGGCGCCCGGATCGTGCTGCACAGCGCGACGAAGTTCCTCGGCGGCCACGGCGACGTAATGGGCGGCGTCGTCGCCTGCGATGCCGAGGAAGCCGCGCGGCTACGCCAAATCCGCTTCGCGACGGGCGGTGTGCTGCACCCGCTCGCGGGCTACCTGCTGCTGCGTGGTCTGGCGACGCTGCCCCTGCGCGTAACGGCGGCTTCGGCCACGGCCGCGATCCTGGCCGAGCGGCTCGCGTCGCACCCCGCGGTCCACGCCGTGCACTACCCGAAGCTGGGCGGCCCGCTGGTGGCGTTCGAGCTGGCGGGCGACCCGCACGCGCTGATCGGCGCCGTCCGGCTGATCACGCCGGCGGTGAGCCTCGGCAGCGTCGACACGCTGATCCAGCACCCGGCCTCGCTGACCCACCGCGTCGTCCCCGCCGGCGACCGCGAGGAGGCGGGCATCACCGACCGGCTGATCCGCCTGTCCGCGGGTCTGGAGGACGTCGAGGATCTGTGGCACGACTTGGATCAGGCTCTGAAGGCCTGCTGA
- a CDS encoding Lrp/AsnC family transcriptional regulator yields MTGSVELSPADLDILRLLQNDARISNKDLAAEVGLAPSTCLDRVARLRESGVITGQHASVDAAKLGRPLEAFLFVQVRPHRRPLVDSFVEHLLALPEVRAVYHLTGPDDFLAHVATGSAAELQRLVLDELTARDEVARVHTNLVFQHWSGGPLLPPA; encoded by the coding sequence ATGACAGGATCCGTCGAACTGAGTCCGGCTGATCTCGATATCCTGCGCCTGCTGCAGAACGATGCCCGGATCTCCAACAAGGACCTGGCCGCCGAGGTCGGCCTCGCGCCGTCCACCTGCCTCGACCGCGTGGCCCGGCTGCGCGAGTCGGGGGTGATCACCGGCCAGCACGCGTCCGTGGACGCGGCGAAGCTCGGCCGCCCGCTGGAGGCGTTCCTGTTCGTCCAGGTCCGCCCGCACCGGCGGCCGCTGGTGGACTCGTTCGTCGAGCACCTGCTCGCGCTACCGGAGGTCCGCGCGGTCTATCACCTGACCGGGCCGGACGACTTCCTCGCCCACGTGGCCACCGGCTCCGCCGCCGAGCTGCAGCGCCTGGTGCTGGACGAGCTGACCGCCCGCGACGAGGTCGCGCGCGTGCACACGAACCTCGTCTTCCAGCATTGGAGCGGCGGGCCGCTGCTGCCCCCGGCGTGA
- a CDS encoding short chain dehydrogenase: MKIILLGASGLVGRAVAAALSPRHELVPVSRRSDTKADLTDPASLDALFENNTADAVVCCAANVPLRPLADLTESQVLEDLHGKLLGQVALARRAAAHLTDGGSITLTAGTFTEPIPGSSLGALVNAGLAGFVRSAATDLARGLRINAVSPGWISETLEAMGEDSSRGTPVARVAAAYAELVEGTAQGTTVIPQ, translated from the coding sequence GTGAAGATCATTCTGCTGGGCGCGTCCGGGCTCGTCGGCCGGGCCGTCGCAGCCGCCCTCTCGCCGCGTCACGAACTGGTTCCGGTCTCGCGCCGGAGCGACACCAAAGCCGACCTGACCGACCCCGCGTCGCTCGATGCGCTGTTCGAGAACAACACTGCCGACGCCGTGGTCTGCTGCGCCGCGAACGTCCCCCTCAGGCCACTGGCCGACCTCACCGAGAGCCAGGTCCTCGAAGACCTCCACGGCAAGCTCCTCGGCCAGGTCGCCCTCGCGCGCCGGGCCGCCGCGCACCTCACCGACGGCGGCTCGATCACGCTCACCGCGGGCACGTTCACCGAGCCGATCCCCGGCAGCAGCCTGGGCGCGCTGGTCAACGCGGGGCTCGCCGGGTTCGTCCGCTCGGCGGCCACCGACCTGGCGCGCGGCCTGCGGATCAACGCCGTCAGCCCCGGCTGGATCAGCGAAACGCTCGAGGCCATGGGCGAGGACAGCAGCCGCGGCACGCCCGTGGCCAGGGTCGCGGCCGCTTACGCCGAACTCGTCGAGGGCACCGCGCAGGGCACCACCGTCATTCCTCAGTAG